The genomic DNA atagaTAAGGTTTCAAAagatgttgaaattaataatacaaGGCGTTACATGCACACGCTTCAACGCAATTGGATTCATAGCTAACATTTTAGTTACGCTTccattttacattgttttgtcatttattacatcattatgcaaaaaaaaaaaaaaaagattgatacatacagtatatttttaaaacaaatattattacatataatttatatttagtcCTCATGtttggttattatattattttttccaaacaattaaatatatcaGCATGTTTCTTCAATCCTCTCTATTCACATTATCTTTGGCGTTTATAATAgaaaactttttcttaatttccttttttaaaaagctttaaGGCATATAagctttcatttattttctccaGTTTGAAActataagccaaaaaaaaaaaggaaacgatTATATCCAGAAAAGAAAACTCGAAACCTTGTGTACGTattataaatatcttatttaatttCAAGTAAATTATTAATATCCAATTATGCGTACATAATAGTATATTAATATACCACTGTGCgttttagatatatttatttatatgaaaaatgtgAAAGGAATGgtttttatctaaaaatttaattttttttttcgctttCATCGTTCAAGAAAAGTATTGCAGAGTACTCTCACACACAACTCACTCTCAGTCTCAGCACATGAATTAATTTGAAGCTTCTCGAAATTTCTGTTCACATCATTTAACACGACACCGTCTTCGGGTGAAggaatctcttctctcttttgccCTAAAGCGAGTTAGGGTTTAACACACAAGTATAACCTTTTTGATTTGTGtctctttgctctgtttttgtcgGCTTGTGTAACCGATCAACTCAAGCTATTGGCTCCTCACACCCTGAAATTTGACTTCTCCAATGGATCTCAAAGCTTCTCTTATATGAATCATCTCCCCACCCTCacaatatctttatatatgagCCACAAGAACAAGACCCAGTAGCTGCGGCGGCCATGGACGGTGGTTACGATCAAACCGGAGGAAATTCTAGATACTTTCACAACCTCTTCAGACCTGACCTTCATCACCAACTTCAACCTCAGCCTCATCTCCACCCTCTgcctcaacctcaacctcaacctgAGCCTCAGCAACAACAATCAGATGATGAATCTGACTCCAACAAGGATCCAGGTTCCGACCCGGTTACCTCGAGTTCAACTCCTGGGAAGCGTCCACGTGGGCGTCCTCCGGGATCTAAGAACAAGCCGAAGCCACCGGTGATAGTGACAAGAGATAGCCCCAACGTGCTTAGATCTCATGTTCTTGAAATCTCATCTGGAGCCGACATAATTGAGTGCGTTAACACTTACGCTCGCCGGGGAGGAAAAGGTGTCTCCATTCTCAGTGGTAACGGCACGGTAGCTAACGTCAGCATCCGTCAGCCGGCAACGGCTCATGCGACTAATGGTGGAGCCGGAGGTGTTGTTTCTTTACATGGAAGGTTTGAGGTGCTTTCCATCACTGGTACGGTGTTGCCACCGCCTGCGCCCCCAGGATCCGGTGGTCTTTCTGTCTTTCTTGCCGGCACACAAGGTCAGGTGGTCGGAGGATACGCGGTGTCTCCGCTTGTGGCTTCGGGTCCAGTGGTACTAACGGCTGCATCGTTCTCTAATGCAACTTTCGAACGGCTTCCGCTTGAGGATGAAGGAGGagaaggcggaggaggagaagttGGAGAGGGAGGTAGTGGAGCAGGAGGTGGTGGTCCACCGCAGGCCACGTCGGCATCTTCACCACCGTCTGGAGCTGGTCAAGGACAGTTAAGAGGTAACATGAGTGGTTATGATCAGTTTGCCGGTGATCCTCATGTGCTTGGTTGGGGAGCCGCAGCCGCTCCAAGACCACCTTTTTAGAATTGAAAATTATGTCCGTAACATAGCTGTAACcaaatttcatttttcataataaaaaaaaaaaaaaaaaatcattctatGGTAACAACTTCTTCTTGATAATTTGAGGTTCGTTTGGTTTTAATATAGTTGATcatatttgaaatatttgaatTCGTCTTCAGGTTTATACATCTCCATCTgcattttctcttcttattttaaTCACCAGGGTTTCGTGCTGtaccatatatattaatttgttatatgCTTGACTTCacaataaataatgtttttagaaGCCAATTTCATTATGTCACTTGGTTACCTTCATTCGTAGTTTGATAACAATAGAGTGATTCAGTATGTGTTATGGTATGTGTATAATCCCTTTTTGGGGTAGGTATGAAAAGTTAAACACTTAATCTATGTTACTATGTATATCAACCAACAAATCAAAAATCTGGTTCCTTTTTcattcaattatatattataccaTACATGAAATCCTCAAGATTTTTATGATATGGAAACCCTCAAGATTGAATATCATGTTTATTCATGGAATCTGATTTTACTGATATATGTTTTAACCAAGTGCTTTCTTTGTCCTTCGATGAGATTGATAAGAATCTTTCTTCGATTCTATCAACGAATCACGAAAAGAACgttttagaattttacaaaaaaagtaaacaacattttagaattatatgtatgtttttaaaatagcGGTTACGACGATAAACgaaatactatatttttgtcGATTTTTAGAAGAAGAATATATTCGTCCGTTACAATAGTGTAAACATGATTTTCGACGGTTACAATGACCGATTAAAGGCGTAAACACGAGAACAGTACATGTCCAGCCAAAACCAAGACATGAAAAGCATTTGGCTCAAAGTTTCATCAGTTTCCCTTTAGAAGATTAGGAAGCTCTACAtgatcaacatatatatatagccaagTGGGTGTTGAGTACCAagacaaaaatgtgtgaaaatgaGGAATGCATCAAGTCCCTAGGGAAGATATGTATGGataatttgaaaacatataacttatattaaaaaatcaagttAAAGGAAAAGTTTGTACATGACCAATGCATGTCCAAAATAATTTTGAGGTGAAATAGATCTCCAATGAGCTGCTAAGGGAAAACGGGTGACAACTTTTTATACATAAGAATTTGAGAAATTTCAGGTTTACTTGTTATAAGATGAGAATGAGAGgtggttttatttttatgaaagattCATTATACATTAAGACTTTTTAGGGCCTGAACTATGTAAAGAGAATAAAGGGTAATGTACTTTGGGACTTTTCGATACATGCATTAAGACTTTATCTTTTGAGGATTTCCATGTGCTCATGTCATGTGCCTTACATGCAAGTGAGCAAACAATTGGGTGAAGATGTATCTTCTTCATTCTGTGTTTACTAGTACGCTGATAAGTAAACGTTGATGCAAAGGTATGCCTAATATgaattaaatcaattaattatgACTGGattcatataatcatatatagatttttttttcgaGGGAAATCTAACAGAAAATATTGTTCTTAGATATCGACACTAATACTATGCTAGGCCATAAAgcttgaaacaaaaatgtgactTGAAGGATCATGGTTTGAATTCTTCTATAACAATTTCACTATGGTAAACGTATATGTAGATagtaaatatcatattttaacatataaatgCTAAAGATTAGTCTGGATCTTGATTTATGGGTTGAAACAATGGTTgcatgatgaaatattttattattgaatattataagataatttattgttaattattattaccaCAATTTATATATCTGAAATCAATGTTTCTATATAATTGTGGTAATAACAATTTATAAGTATTTATTAAACTCACATTTTTACATGACTAAACATACTTATGAGATGAGGGACGGTAACTCCGTAACATTTTGTGATTTTCAGCCATTAAAAACTCAAGCCCAAAACTTCCAGCCCACTAAACTTCAGTACTCTACGATAGACCTAATTCTAAACACCTAAATTGATCGGATGGTGATGATCGAAGCAAaatcttaaaatcttaaaacttgaaaactaaaaaatttgcAAGTTTTTCTTTacgtaaaaaacaaaactgaaataagaagaggaaaaaaatcaaaatttcaattttttttctggaaaTATAATGTATGATCATCAGCATATCctataaaaacaacaaataatctGAAAACCATAACCTTCCTAAGTATCAGGGAGCAGCTCTCCTACTCACATCAATGGAACACGTTCGTTTCCCTACTTTACGTAATATTCAGAATTCAAGTTAAAGTCAAACTATCACGTTTGCTAATGTCTTTAATACTGATACAAACGAATTCCTATAAGCACCAAAGTTGTCGTCGAATTCACCGAATAAACAACTAAAGAACGGGGCTCTCTTGTGATGAGACTGGTCATTGCTCAAATGGGACTCGCACAAACAGTCGACCGTGCAGGCTCACAACCGCTGACGTGTGCAGCGGATCTATTCTTGCTGGAAAGTTCACAACcttaccaaaaccaaaaccaaaaatcaaatgGAGACGATCCTTCATTTAGCAAACATGGCTCTATTTGGACTGTGTAAGATGCTAACCTTTTTGAAGGGTGTTATTCCCCAAGGATTGTCCAGCTGCTCAGGTTGGCCTGCTATAACTAGCCGCCCTGCAGGATCTGATTGAACGCGGACCTGAAAGAAGAAAGTAACTTTTGTTGAGTACCTAAATTCCGTGTACAAAGATCATCAGCTAACAAAAATGGTGTTCTTCGAGATTAGAATCCAGTATCTGTCTACTTAAAACCTCCCAAACAAATCTATGTCTACTTAAATCCTCCCAAACTAATCTACTACTCACATCTATCTCGTAGTAAACAGCATATATAAACTGCTTTGGTACCTAACAAACCTCGGCGAGACTCTTTGCATTAAAGAAAAAGAGCCAGTGATGAAACGCTGATCAAAGAAGATTAAGAGATTGAATTCCAAGGACAAAATCTCACCTCTTCACGAAGAAGTCCAGGTACCAGGGCAAATATCTCAAAGCAGTCTTTCTGTAAAtaaagataacaaaacaattttttggtaaGATTTCGGATTCAGAACAAAGAGCCAGAGTGCATTTTCAGGCAGTCTTGGTTTTGACTTTGGTTATACTGAGAGGGGAAGCGGCAGAGGTACTCACAGTTTCTCTGACATTTATCTTCACCCAGTCTGCTGGGGGTCCAACATCTATAACCTCGGCAGTTGACCTATCAAGCCAAAACCATACTGTTAATATTTTGCTTTGATTAGATATATGAAAGGAAACGACAGGTCACAAAATTCTCTGTATTCATTTAATCTCCTACGATATATATGGAATGGTAGTTCTTACAACTACCACACACAAAACAGTGCTTGTGATCCACCAAAGACCACACATTTGACGATGAAACAGGCTTTTCACAATTAATAAGACTATCTGTAATTGCACATGGTAAAGAAATCTTGCATAAGAGAGACAAAAAACACAGGAGATGGTTAGCTTTCGTAACTGTCTGTCTGATTCATGTGTAAAAACAACATCCGCGCCAGTAGGTGTTTTATGTTTCTGCAAACCTGACAAGAACAATTAAACACGGTGGCGTTAGGTAATCATTTTGTAGATCATGGAGAACAATAGCCACTCCTTAGGGAATAATACCAATGTTTTTGAGGTTCTTTTGCTTTGGGGTTGAATTCAAGCCTTTATCCTGAAAAGAAAACGTACAAACAGCATCATGTTTAAGCGTAAGTTGTGCATGGTGATTGGTGAACCATGAAGCGTGGTAAGGTCGAACTAGAAACCTTAACAATAGGCTCAGTAACCTCCCCAGATCCAAGATGGCGCTGAGAATGCCAACCTTGCATAGCACGAGCTGCAGCATCTCTTCGTGCTCTACCTGACCCTGAACCTTGATGGCTAGTTGCCTACATAAGGTGCCCTTATATCAATGAGAGAAAGGGGaggtttgtaaattttaaatttctgttTCAGCCTTTCTGGGAGCTTTATATTGGTAATTATCTGGGTTGTGTACATAATAGTTCTTATGCTTCCCATTTGACACAAAAACGGTACAGCTTAATTCAATCCGATTACAGAGAGTTGTACTCAACATGCTTAGCTGATATTACGCATGCCCGAAACTCCCCTTTGCATCTAATCATTCTAAAAAAGAACTGCAGAGCTTTCACATCATCTAATTAAAAAAGCATTTTTACCTATCTTTAAATCGACCTCCTCTCAAAGTGTTCACCTACCCACCTACCCACAAGCATAAAAATCACACAAATTCATAGATATTCTAACCTCCTTTTCAAGGCTCGCAGACGGAAGAAATGCTGAACCAGGAAGGTTAAGCTCACCATTTTGCCTTAAATGCTTCTCATACTCCAAAAGTGCCTGCAATTGGAAAGTAAGAATACAAATTATGAAGTTTCTTCATCTTGATAAGATAAAAATCAACCAGAGTCAATGTTCCAAAGGAGTTAGTCCAAGTAAACTGTTAAAAGGCTAGCTAGTCTCAGACACATTCCCGAAAAAGGAGCACAAGGAGATTGTTTGGATTGAACATGTATGAAATGAACTAAACAAGTACAAACTCATTAATATCGATGTATATTCGGTACTTATAAGAAATGAAATTCACCTTTTCATAGAAAAACTTATAAGAAATGAAATTCACCTTTTCATAGAAAATGCGGAATGTCCAAGAGACTGTAGTGCATGTTCTGAAtgataatgaaacaaaaaaaaagtggaaagtCAATTTCACACAAAAGACGGAATTGGTTGAGGAGTTTGAGAACAAAACCAGTCATACTTCGGAGGATGGAAGGATTCTCCAACTTGCCGCCATAGCTTAGATGTGGTAACCTgtgtaagaaaatgaaaatcagAGGAATTTAGAATAGTTTCACCCAACTAGAGCTAAATTTGGGTATAAAATTCTCAAGCATAGCAGATGACACTAAGCAAATTCAGTTCCCAAAACACAGACCTAACATAATTAACAGATAACTGCGTTGACTTTAATTCTTCCCGGAAGCTATTCATTGGTCTTAAAATCATCTTCTCATTCATTagctaaaaaccaaaatttctacCTTACTATAGTTATAGATCATGACTCGTATGTAATAATGTAGAAGATTTTTAACCTACTAAATGGGGAGAGGAGGGAGAAGATCTTAGTAAACATAAATCTTAAAGTTCGAAAGTAGATAATTACCACATCGTAGCCACCTAACTTGATGACGGCCCTCCATAGCCTACATTGCAAAGTAAACATGCAGatgtaaaacaagaaaataaccAGAAATAAGATATTTCCCAAGAAATTAAAGCAACTTACTTGAGACAATTTAAGGGCTGTCCATAAAACTTAGGGGCTTTAAATTCCAGGAGATTCTCCTTGTGGAAGGCCTCCACTTCTTTAATAAACGCCTCTTGATCCACTGGTGTCCCTGCTTCATGAACATCCCTGGCCTGCAGAAAAACGTGAACTTGTAATGAAACAGCCACAGCTGACCACAAATCTCTTTTCCCTTAGATATCAAAACAATGATATTCAACGGTTAATGCAGATGCAGGCAGGTCAATTGTCTCAAATGTGAAAGAAAACTGCTCTCATTACCTCAGAATCACTTAGCAACCATGTCTTCCACTTCTTAACACTTTCATCAGCAACATGAGGGCTCGACGGTTCCCCCTTGAGAGAAGTAGATTCCCCGAGTTTTGTCTCCTCTTGTCCGCCTTCATCTGTAATCTTCTTTCCAGACTGATCAACATCACCATTCTTTCCATCAACAATGTCCTGGCCACCTACCTCCTCATTAGCCTCAGTCTGATTAGTAACGGGAGCATCAGATAGATGAACATCACTTTCCAAAGTAAGAGTCGTATCCTCAGGAACAGGGGACTTAGGTTTTTCAATAGAGTTTTGGTCTTTCTCTTGTTCTAAACGCTCCTCCAACACCACCTCTACGGCTTTGGGATCAACAGGAGTAGCATCAGCATCAGCACCAGCACCAGACGGCACATCTTGCTCTTGCATGTCCGTTTCCGCCATCAAAAAGCTTCTTTCTCTAGGATATAGAATCACAAACAAGAACGATGAATTCAAAATCCTTAAGATTACGATCAATCCAGAAATTCATAACTaattcaaaaaaacaatatcgATAGATAACTCCCGGAGAATGCAAGAAGCATGTAATCGAGAATTCGAACGCATAATCCGCTCTGATTCAAACTGACGGAAACAAAAAGGAATCGAAAGCAGCGCTAAGAGTGCAATAAAATCCAATTGAAAAGTTTACCGGCTCCGCAAACGAAGACGACGCCGGTGACGGTGGAGTGTAGGGTTAGGGTTAGTTAGTAGCCGGAGAAATTGAAGAACGCCGGCGGAGTAAAAGGAGCCAGAATTATCAAAAATCTAACGGAGAGAAAGGCGCAGATCAAATTCTACGGATTggtttaaaacaaagaaaaaaaaaaaagattaaacagAATCAATTCATCATAAACAacaataaatgatttttttagcataaatggttaattaattaaaggaaatatatattttaaaaggtaGTTT from Camelina sativa cultivar DH55 chromosome 7, Cs, whole genome shotgun sequence includes the following:
- the LOC104702414 gene encoding AT-hook motif nuclear-localized protein 29-like — protein: MDGGYDQTGGNSRYFHNLFRPDLHHQLQPQPHLHPLPQPQPQPEPQQQQSDDESDSNKDPGSDPVTSSSTPGKRPRGRPPGSKNKPKPPVIVTRDSPNVLRSHVLEISSGADIIECVNTYARRGGKGVSILSGNGTVANVSIRQPATAHATNGGAGGVVSLHGRFEVLSITGTVLPPPAPPGSGGLSVFLAGTQGQVVGGYAVSPLVASGPVVLTAASFSNATFERLPLEDEGGEGGGGEVGEGGSGAGGGGPPQATSASSPPSGAGQGQLRGNMSGYDQFAGDPHVLGWGAAAAPRPPF
- the LOC104702415 gene encoding AT-rich interactive domain-containing protein 5-like; its protein translation is MAETDMQEQDVPSGAGADADATPVDPKAVEVVLEERLEQEKDQNSIEKPKSPVPEDTTLTLESDVHLSDAPVTNQTEANEEVGGQDIVDGKNGDVDQSGKKITDEGGQEETKLGESTSLKGEPSSPHVADESVKKWKTWLLSDSEARDVHEAGTPVDQEAFIKEVEAFHKENLLEFKAPKFYGQPLNCLKLWRAVIKLGGYDVVTTSKLWRQVGESFHPPKTCTTVSWTFRIFYEKALLEYEKHLRQNGELNLPGSAFLPSASLEKEATSHQGSGSGRARRDAAARAMQGWHSQRHLGSGEVTEPIVKDKGLNSTPKQKNLKNIGLQKHKTPTGADVVFTHESDRQSTAEVIDVGPPADWVKINVRETKDCFEIFALVPGLLREEVRVQSDPAGRLVIAGQPEQLDNPWGITPFKKVVNFPARIDPLHTSAVVSLHGRLFVRVPFEQ